A genomic segment from Nicotiana sylvestris chromosome 1, ASM39365v2, whole genome shotgun sequence encodes:
- the LOC104226502 gene encoding protein JINGUBANG, which produces MARKKNSMGAMLLEKESFRRTKFGTLLYSDPISDPEESNTNSARSSNASSAPSPPRTSSFYTTTTTTTNSPNYFMSPWNQSASPYVKSPWIHQPLLDYSEESSEISDCKNGLIGSLVREEGHIYSLAASGDLLYTGSDSKNIRVWKNLKEYSGFKSHSGLVKTIVVYGDKIFTGHQDGKIRVWKFLGKKRKAYKRVGSLPTIRDYLKSSINPKAYVEVRRNRNVPWIKHFDAVSCMSLDKERGLLYSGSWDKTLKVWRLSDSKCLESITAHHDAINSVVVGFDGLVFTGSADGTVKAWRRELVGNSAKHVLVETLLKQDNAVTSLAVNAMAATVYAGSSDGLVNFWERQKHFLEYGGALRGHKLAVLCVAVAGNLVLSGSADKSICVWRREEGGGVHSCLTVLTGHNGPVKCLTVEDYSNDDDNNNNDDSDDDEAVVKNKSDQYWTLYSGSLDNSVKVWRLSEQGFNAYEDM; this is translated from the exons ATGGCAAGAAAAAAGAATAGTATGGGAGCTATGTTGCTAGAGAAAGAAAGCTTTAGACGAACAAAATTCGGAACCCTTTTGTATTCTGATCCAATCAGTGACCCTGAAGAAAGCAATACCAATTCAGCTCGCAGCAGTAATGCTTCTTCTGCTCCAAGTCCACCTAGAACGTCGTCGTTTTACACCACAACTACTACTACAACAAACTCCCCAAATTATTTTATGTCTCCTTGGAATCAATCAGCTTCGCCTTATGTTAAATCTCCATGGATTCACCAGCCATTACTTGATTATTCAGAAGAATCATCAGAAATCAGCGATTGTAAAAATGGTTTAATTGGATCGCTCGTTCGAGAAGAAGGACACATATATTCATTAGCTGCATCTGGGGATTTGCTATATACTGGTTCAGATAGCAAAAATATTAGAGTATGGAAAAATTTAAAGGAATATTCTGGGTTCAAGTCTCACAGCGGATTAGTAAAAACAATTGTTGTTTACGGAGATAAAATATTTACCGGCCATCAGGATGGTAAAATTCGGGTTTGGAAATTTTTGGGTAAAAAAAGAAAAGCGTACAAGCGGGTTGGTAGTTTACCTACCATTAGAGATTATTTAAAAAGTTCCATTAATCCCAAGGCGTATGTTGAAGTTAGAAGAAATAGGAATGTTCCGTGGATTAAGCATTTCGATGCTGTTTCTTGTATGAGTTTGGATAAAGAAAGAGGGTTGCTTTATTCTGGATCTTGGGATAAAACACTGAAAGTTTGGAGATTATCGGATTCGAAATGTTTGGAATCAATTACTGCTCATCACGATGCGATTAATTCTGTGGTCGTTGGATTTGATGGATTGGTTTTTACTGGCTCAGCAGATGGAACGGTTAAAGCTTGGAGAAGAGAATTGGTCGGTAATAGCGCAAAACATGTTCTTGTGGAAACATTGCTGAAACAAGACAATGCTGTGACTTCACTGGCCGTAAACGCCATGGCAGCCACG GTATACGCCGGCTCTTCTGATGGACTAGTAAATTTCTGGGAACGACAGAAGCATTTCTTAGAGTACGGAGGTGCGTTGCGGGGTCATAAATTAGCAGTACTATGCGTGGCTGTTGCTGGTAATCTGGTATTGAGTGGATCAGCTGACAAGAGCATATGCGTGTGGAGGAGAGAAGAAGGTGGTGGTGTCCATAGTTGTTTAACAGTATTGACAGGACACAATGGCCCAGTTAAGTGCTTAACCGTTGAAGATTATTCAAATGACGacgacaacaacaataacgaTGATAGCGACGACGATGAAGCTGTGGTGAAGAACAAAAGTGACCAATATTGGACATTGTATAGTGGGAGTTTGGACAACTCTGTGAAGGTTTGGAGATTATCCGAGCAGGGATTCAATGCCTATGAGGATATGTGA